In Thermodesulfovibrio aggregans, the following proteins share a genomic window:
- a CDS encoding 1-deoxy-D-xylulose-5-phosphate reductoisomerase, protein MKKVVILGSTGSIGKNALQVIKQFPEKFKVLGLAVKSSINLLKEQIEEFKPEYVAVYDKKAYEKLKRETNSLNILCGVEGVCEIARLEEADIVLSAIVGAEGLLPTFEAVKAGKVIALANKESLVMAGDLIKKQANLSKAQIIPVDSEHSAVFQCINGCNRAYIKKIWLTASGGPFRGKKASEIENVTPQEALNHPKWKMGKRITIDSATLMNKGFEVIEAHHLFDIPIENIGVLIHPQSIVHCLVEFIDGTYLAQISNPDMKAPIALALSLPERLPDIISPIDWSSLRELNFELPDTEIFPCLKLAYEAVKLGGSMPVVLNAVDEIAVEAFLSGKLKFNEIPKLIKKVMDAHKIFYPERIEEILEIDSWARKKALEEIKR, encoded by the coding sequence TTGAAAAAAGTTGTAATACTTGGTAGTACCGGTTCCATAGGAAAGAATGCTCTTCAGGTAATAAAGCAATTCCCTGAAAAATTTAAAGTTCTGGGACTGGCTGTCAAAAGTAGCATCAATCTTCTTAAAGAGCAGATTGAAGAGTTTAAACCAGAGTATGTTGCAGTTTATGATAAAAAAGCCTATGAAAAGTTAAAGAGAGAAACAAACTCACTAAACATACTCTGCGGAGTTGAAGGAGTATGCGAAATTGCAAGGCTTGAAGAAGCAGATATCGTTCTTTCAGCCATCGTTGGTGCTGAAGGACTTTTGCCTACTTTTGAAGCAGTAAAGGCTGGTAAAGTTATTGCACTTGCAAATAAAGAAAGCCTTGTAATGGCTGGAGATTTAATAAAAAAACAGGCAAACCTCAGCAAAGCTCAGATAATTCCTGTTGATAGTGAACACAGTGCTGTTTTTCAGTGTATCAACGGATGCAATAGGGCTTACATAAAAAAAATTTGGCTTACTGCCTCTGGTGGACCTTTCAGGGGGAAGAAAGCCTCAGAAATAGAGAATGTGACTCCTCAGGAAGCACTAAATCATCCAAAATGGAAAATGGGAAAAAGAATTACAATAGATTCAGCAACTCTCATGAATAAAGGATTTGAGGTCATTGAAGCTCACCATCTTTTCGATATTCCAATTGAAAATATTGGAGTTTTGATTCATCCTCAAAGTATTGTTCACTGTCTTGTTGAATTTATTGATGGAACCTATCTTGCCCAGATAAGCAATCCTGATATGAAAGCACCCATTGCACTGGCTCTATCACTTCCAGAAAGACTTCCAGATATCATTTCCCCAATAGACTGGAGCAGTTTGAGAGAGCTTAATTTTGAATTACCAGATACAGAGATTTTCCCATGTCTCAAACTTGCTTACGAGGCAGTTAAGCTTGGAGGCAGTATGCCTGTAGTTTTAAATGCAGTTGATGAGATAGCGGTTGAAGCTTTTCTCTCAGGAAAGTTAAAATTTAATGAGATACCAAAGTTAATTAAAAAAGTAATGGATGCCCACAAGATTTTTTATCCTGAAAGGATAGAAGAAATTCTTGAAATTGATAGCTGGGCAAGGAAAAAAGCACTGGAGGAAATTAAAAGATGA
- a CDS encoding LptA/OstA family protein, with translation MITSKTLINDSKTKTATFEGNVVAKRGEVTLYANKMIVYYEDEQKGGNIKMIEAIGDVRLVKADRVITSHKATYLPEPEERVIFTGEPRATEGKNLVTGEKITYFVKDDRSLVEKSKVYLKEKKAGK, from the coding sequence GTGATAACTTCAAAAACCCTCATAAATGATAGTAAAACAAAAACAGCTACTTTTGAGGGAAATGTGGTTGCTAAAAGAGGAGAGGTTACTCTTTATGCCAACAAAATGATCGTTTATTATGAAGATGAACAAAAGGGTGGGAATATTAAAATGATAGAGGCAATCGGAGATGTAAGGCTTGTAAAGGCAGACAGAGTAATTACCTCACATAAGGCAACATATCTTCCTGAGCCAGAAGAAAGGGTGATTTTCACAGGGGAGCCAAGGGCAACAGAAGGTAAAAATCTTGTAACAGGAGAAAAAATAACATATTTTGTGAAAGATGATAGATCACTGGTCGAAAAAAGCAAAGTTTATTTAAAAGAGAAAAAAGCAGGGAAATGA
- the lptC gene encoding LPS export ABC transporter periplasmic protein LptC: MKKLLLVVASLIAVITLVSVLDYLDRESPVKVKVSMEGSFFKDAQFIQKKDGQLKLQLFSQQAFMSEDGKLMELQGLTMFFPEKNFTVKARKGFYWTESGDLILSEGIEGISKDYKIYGSEAYWIAKDKTLYSDNPLKIEGSRFIIEGNSGKASENLIELKKGVKAIVYSKK, translated from the coding sequence ATGAAAAAACTTTTATTAGTCGTTGCGAGTTTGATTGCTGTGATAACTTTAGTTTCAGTTCTTGATTATTTGGACAGAGAGTCTCCTGTTAAAGTAAAGGTTTCAATGGAAGGTTCTTTTTTCAAGGATGCTCAGTTTATTCAGAAAAAAGATGGACAGCTGAAGTTACAACTATTTTCACAACAGGCATTCATGAGTGAAGATGGTAAATTAATGGAGTTACAGGGGCTTACAATGTTTTTCCCTGAAAAAAATTTTACTGTGAAAGCCAGAAAAGGATTTTACTGGACTGAATCCGGTGATCTTATTTTAAGTGAAGGTATTGAAGGAATTTCAAAGGATTATAAAATCTATGGCTCTGAGGCATATTGGATTGCGAAAGATAAGACTCTATATTCTGATAATCCACTCAAAATAGAGGGAAGTAGATTTATCATAGAAGGTAACTCTGGTAAAGCTAGTGAGAATTTGATAGAATTAAAGAAAGGGGTGAAGGCAATTGTATATTCTAAGAAGTAG
- the rapZ gene encoding RNase adapter RapZ: MNLQDKLSSDKFIVIVTGLSGAGKTVTLRTLEDIGFFCVDNLPPPVILEFLKLLEEYTNVKNIAIGIDIRVQQFLEEATKVIEKIKNTYKAEILFLEADEDTILLRYKETRRPHPLSTYSSNLIEAIKRERTLLYCLRSLSDRIIDTSSFNPHQLRALVRSIYASEEILPSVTIISFGYKKGIPTNADLVFDARFLPNPYFIPSLMDLNGTDQSVKNFVLSQKETVEFLSHVKNFLTFAVSGYKKEGRAYITIAIGCTGGKHRSVVLAEEIAQHLKSLSFNPVVIHRDL; the protein is encoded by the coding sequence TTGAACCTGCAAGATAAGTTGAGCTCTGATAAATTTATAGTAATAGTTACTGGACTTTCTGGTGCAGGTAAAACTGTAACTCTAAGAACTCTTGAGGATATAGGCTTTTTTTGTGTAGATAATCTTCCACCTCCAGTTATACTTGAATTTTTGAAACTGTTAGAGGAATACACAAATGTAAAAAATATTGCAATTGGAATTGATATCAGAGTTCAGCAATTTCTTGAAGAAGCAACAAAAGTAATTGAAAAAATAAAAAATACATACAAAGCGGAAATTTTGTTCCTTGAAGCTGATGAGGATACAATTCTTTTACGATACAAAGAAACAAGACGACCTCATCCGCTTTCAACTTATTCCAGTAATTTAATTGAGGCAATCAAGAGAGAAAGAACTCTGCTTTATTGTTTAAGAAGTCTTTCTGATAGAATCATAGATACATCAAGTTTCAATCCTCATCAGTTAAGAGCTTTAGTTCGCTCAATTTATGCATCTGAAGAAATATTACCTTCAGTAACTATCATTTCCTTTGGTTATAAAAAAGGTATTCCAACCAATGCTGATCTTGTCTTTGATGCAAGATTTCTACCAAATCCTTATTTTATACCTTCATTGATGGATCTTAATGGAACAGATCAATCAGTAAAAAATTTTGTATTATCACAGAAAGAAACCGTTGAATTTTTGAGTCATGTTAAAAATTTTTTAACTTTTGCAGTTTCCGGTTATAAAAAGGAAGGCAGAGCTTATATAACAATAGCAATTGGATGTACAGGAGGCAAACACAGGTCAGTGGTTTTAGCAGAAGAAATAGCACAGCATCTAAAAAGCCTTTCTTTTAATCCTGTGGTGATTCACAGGGATTTATAA
- the rpoN gene encoding RNA polymerase factor sigma-54: MALEQRAELRLTQKLALTPQLQLQLKLLQLPQLELAEFIELQLMENPMLELDDESESDRETELSSEDMVEEPVVVDKLEKIIVDDYFAERADDGRDLGYFNPGVEEKPSFELFYSTSSDLCDHLLWQLRLSRASDKIRAVAEVIIGNIDEDGYLRATEEEIAKISDVDMETVKKAIELVQSFDPAGVGARDIKECLFLQIRELDLENTLVQSIIEEHLEDIRKKKYENIAKKFNVSVDEVIKAVKIIEKLEPRPGRNFSKTQVTIPVPDVYVNKIEGEYQIVLNDEGIPKLRLSKLYKELFTEKDLSADERKYLKEKFKNAVELLKSIEQRNKTIYRVTESLIKFQRDFFDKGISYLKPLNLRDVAVDLGLHESTISRVTSNKYLACDHGVFSFRFFFSNALPSNEGNVSTTFVKDLIQKIISEENPESPLSDKEISEMLKRQGIDIARRTVAKYREELKIPPKSLRKLKIIKEDEG, from the coding sequence ATGGCACTGGAACAAAGAGCTGAACTTAGACTTACTCAAAAACTGGCACTTACACCACAGCTGCAACTTCAACTTAAACTTTTACAGTTGCCACAGCTTGAACTTGCTGAATTTATTGAGCTTCAGTTGATGGAAAATCCTATGCTTGAACTTGATGATGAAAGTGAATCTGACCGTGAGACAGAGCTTTCATCAGAAGATATGGTAGAAGAACCCGTAGTAGTTGATAAATTAGAAAAAATAATAGTAGATGATTATTTTGCTGAAAGAGCTGATGATGGTAGAGATCTCGGCTATTTTAACCCCGGAGTGGAAGAGAAACCTTCCTTTGAACTTTTTTATTCAACATCTTCTGATCTGTGTGACCATCTTTTATGGCAATTAAGATTAAGCAGAGCTTCAGATAAAATAAGAGCAGTGGCAGAGGTAATTATTGGTAACATTGATGAAGACGGATACCTAAGAGCAACAGAGGAAGAAATTGCAAAAATTTCAGATGTAGATATGGAAACTGTAAAAAAAGCAATTGAACTTGTTCAAAGTTTTGATCCTGCAGGAGTTGGAGCAAGAGATATTAAAGAATGCCTTTTTTTACAAATTAGAGAGCTTGATCTGGAAAATACCTTGGTTCAGTCTATTATTGAAGAACACCTTGAAGATATAAGAAAGAAAAAATATGAAAATATAGCAAAGAAATTCAATGTTTCTGTTGACGAGGTTATCAAAGCTGTAAAAATAATAGAAAAACTTGAACCAAGACCAGGTAGAAACTTTTCTAAAACACAGGTAACTATTCCTGTCCCTGATGTTTATGTAAACAAAATTGAAGGTGAGTATCAGATTGTATTGAATGACGAAGGAATTCCAAAACTCAGATTAAGTAAACTTTATAAAGAACTTTTTACAGAAAAGGATTTATCTGCCGATGAGAGAAAATATTTGAAAGAAAAGTTTAAAAATGCTGTAGAACTTTTAAAAAGTATAGAGCAAAGAAATAAGACGATTTACAGGGTAACTGAGAGTTTAATTAAGTTTCAGAGAGATTTTTTTGATAAAGGTATAAGTTATTTAAAACCTCTCAATCTGAGAGATGTGGCAGTTGATCTTGGACTTCATGAAAGCACAATAAGCCGAGTAACCTCAAATAAGTATCTTGCCTGCGATCATGGTGTTTTTAGTTTCAGATTTTTCTTCAGCAATGCTTTGCCATCAAATGAGGGAAATGTCTCTACCACCTTTGTTAAGGATTTAATTCAAAAAATTATAAGCGAGGAAAATCCAGAAAGTCCCTTATCTGACAAGGAAATTTCAGAAATGCTGAAAAGACAGGGTATAGATATTGCACGAAGAACTGTTGCAAAATATAGAGAGGAACTTAAAATACCACCAAAATCTTTAAGAAAATTAAAAATTATCAAGGAGGACGAGGGATGA
- a CDS encoding phosphatidate cytidylyltransferase, whose amino-acid sequence MSLQGHKKRVLVALIALPLLILIIVKLPPYFFLGLLTLVCAVSMWEFLRMYKTNNFWIFSGILCSVILFLLNCFYHQFALYYYALTFMALTTIRLFIKKNPQYALNEISPIVVGLLYIPALLAFHWFLRIQGWQWVIYLYAIVWVADSFAYYIGKGFGKRKLYPEVSPKKTWAGAYGSLIGGVVASFFVGYLLLSKSPVTLLLNGFLIGFISIFGDLVESMFKRDAQVKDSSFLFPEHGGVLDKIDSMLFAGVLLYFLMNFL is encoded by the coding sequence GTGAGTTTACAAGGTCATAAAAAAAGAGTTCTTGTTGCACTTATTGCTTTGCCTCTTTTAATCCTTATTATTGTAAAACTACCGCCTTATTTCTTTTTAGGACTGCTTACATTAGTGTGTGCTGTTTCAATGTGGGAGTTTTTAAGGATGTATAAAACAAATAATTTCTGGATATTTTCTGGAATTTTATGCTCTGTTATTCTCTTTTTACTCAACTGTTTTTACCACCAATTTGCATTGTACTACTATGCTTTAACTTTTATGGCATTGACCACTATACGTTTATTCATAAAAAAGAATCCTCAGTATGCACTAAATGAAATTTCCCCTATTGTTGTCGGACTTCTTTATATTCCTGCTTTACTTGCCTTTCATTGGTTTTTAAGAATCCAGGGCTGGCAGTGGGTCATATATCTTTATGCTATTGTATGGGTAGCAGACTCTTTTGCATATTATATTGGAAAGGGATTTGGTAAAAGAAAACTTTACCCAGAAGTAAGCCCTAAAAAAACATGGGCTGGTGCTTATGGTTCTTTAATAGGTGGAGTGGTTGCTTCTTTTTTTGTTGGGTATCTGTTATTATCAAAGAGTCCTGTTACACTCTTATTAAATGGCTTTTTAATTGGCTTTATCAGTATATTTGGTGACTTAGTTGAATCAATGTTTAAAAGAGATGCTCAAGTAAAAGATTCAAGCTTTCTATTTCCAGAGCACGGCGGAGTTCTTGATAAAATAGATAGTATGCTTTTTGCAGGAGTTTTACTTTATTTTCTTATGAATTTTTTGTAG
- a CDS encoding FG-GAP repeat domain-containing protein, giving the protein MFYLQPCYGEVSYFQNLKETLLSYFPTVSGKVLKLENNKLILDKGSREGIKKGQRLIIFEETVPLIHPVTRQIIGKSEKIVGTAEVVSVEENSSIATLLEGDVLFKDSLLFKIPKSKIKILYAQGNTEWAVGEGYYRELKNTDRFELIDAPVNITEVEKLLKQPTNADVLLLLKQSKQNGNLKISQELYWFKDKKLFSQSEIELQALALNELRRKYASLIVPEGHTLLSFRLSRSINRVAVGNFDGMSPNQILIASDSEISLYNIDVDLKLKSSYSIPVGGDVIWFDTGDIDRDGKDEIVITLKKDERVISSIIKWVGDGFNEAARLNSVFLRIYDGKLIGQSYSLSAGFDGEIFYVKPEKTDYKTLDIFKLPVKANIYDFYLFGDVMFKWEDDGSISVYNSKGVSLWRSQEPLGYGVQYEKQTGIAMLSLGKWTVQSRIKPLSNGIIIIEKKPLLGLVNLSTLGYRSSRLHLLQWTGIGIEDIAITEEMSGEILDYAVSSDKLIVLVKPPFGFNPKRILQGESPFETILHILSLKY; this is encoded by the coding sequence TTGTTTTACTTACAACCATGTTATGGAGAAGTTAGCTATTTCCAAAATTTAAAAGAAACTCTTTTATCATACTTTCCTACTGTCTCAGGCAAGGTTTTAAAGCTTGAAAACAATAAACTTATTCTTGACAAAGGTTCCAGAGAGGGAATAAAAAAGGGGCAAAGATTGATAATATTTGAAGAAACTGTTCCCTTAATTCATCCTGTAACAAGACAGATTATAGGTAAGTCAGAAAAAATAGTTGGTACTGCTGAAGTTGTAAGCGTTGAAGAAAATTCCTCTATAGCTACACTTTTAGAAGGTGATGTTTTATTTAAAGACTCTCTTCTGTTTAAGATACCAAAATCAAAAATTAAAATTTTATATGCTCAGGGAAACACTGAATGGGCAGTCGGTGAAGGATATTACCGAGAGTTGAAAAATACAGATAGATTTGAACTTATCGATGCTCCTGTAAATATAACTGAAGTAGAAAAGCTCTTAAAACAGCCAACTAATGCTGATGTGTTACTATTACTCAAACAATCAAAGCAAAATGGAAATCTTAAGATTTCTCAAGAACTTTACTGGTTCAAGGATAAAAAACTTTTTTCTCAATCAGAAATTGAGTTACAAGCCTTAGCTTTAAATGAGCTAAGAAGGAAATATGCTTCACTAATAGTACCCGAAGGACATACTCTTCTTTCCTTTAGACTTTCAAGAAGTATTAACAGGGTTGCTGTTGGTAATTTTGATGGCATGAGTCCAAATCAAATTTTAATTGCCTCAGATAGTGAAATAAGCCTTTACAATATAGATGTTGATTTAAAACTTAAGAGCAGTTATTCAATTCCAGTCGGTGGTGATGTAATCTGGTTTGACACAGGTGATATTGACAGAGATGGCAAGGATGAAATAGTGATAACTTTGAAAAAAGATGAGAGAGTAATTTCCTCAATAATCAAGTGGGTTGGTGACGGATTTAATGAAGCGGCAAGACTTAATAGTGTATTCTTAAGAATTTATGATGGAAAATTAATAGGTCAGAGCTATTCTCTTTCTGCTGGTTTTGATGGAGAAATCTTTTACGTAAAACCTGAAAAAACAGATTACAAAACTCTGGATATCTTCAAACTTCCAGTTAAAGCAAATATTTATGATTTTTATCTTTTTGGCGATGTCATGTTTAAATGGGAAGATGACGGTTCCATTTCAGTATATAACTCTAAAGGTGTCTCTCTTTGGCGATCACAGGAACCGCTTGGATACGGAGTACAGTATGAAAAACAAACTGGAATTGCCATGTTAAGTCTCGGCAAATGGACAGTTCAAAGTAGAATAAAACCACTAAGTAATGGAATAATAATCATAGAAAAGAAACCTCTTTTGGGACTTGTAAATCTGTCAACATTGGGATATAGAAGTTCAAGATTGCATCTTCTTCAGTGGACAGGAATCGGGATTGAGGATATTGCTATTACAGAGGAGATGTCTGGAGAAATTCTTGACTATGCTGTTTCGTCAGATAAATTAATTGTTCTTGTAAAACCTCCTTTTGGCTTTAATCCAAAGAGAATCCTTCAAGGAGAAAGTCCTTTTGAGACAATTTTGCACATACTGTCATTAAAATATTAA
- a CDS encoding NUDIX hydrolase, protein MKRVFSAGGVVYKFENGKLKILLISTKEGKIWALPKGLIEKGERPEQTALREIKEETGISGKIVDEIGETSYWFVMEGEKYFKTVKYFLVQYTEGEITPQWEINSAEWFDPEEAMDKITFKTDREILKKALQKIYEQNTNT, encoded by the coding sequence ATGAAAAGAGTTTTCTCTGCAGGTGGAGTTGTTTATAAATTTGAAAATGGAAAGTTAAAAATTTTATTGATCTCAACAAAAGAAGGTAAAATATGGGCTTTACCAAAGGGATTAATAGAAAAAGGAGAAAGGCCTGAACAAACTGCTTTAAGAGAGATAAAAGAAGAGACAGGCATAAGTGGTAAAATAGTTGATGAAATTGGAGAAACTTCTTACTGGTTTGTTATGGAAGGAGAAAAATACTTTAAAACTGTAAAATACTTTCTTGTTCAATACACTGAAGGAGAGATAACTCCTCAGTGGGAAATTAACTCAGCAGAGTGGTTTGATCCTGAAGAGGCAATGGATAAGATTACATTCAAAACTGATAGAGAAATTCTTAAAAAAGCCCTACAGAAGATTTATGAGCAAAATACTAACACCTGA
- the rseP gene encoding RIP metalloprotease RseP, whose amino-acid sequence MNFIYAIILFGFLIFVHELGHFLAAKISGVRVLKFSIGFGPKIIGRKIGETEYLISAVPLGGYVKMYGEEVGEEVVDARRSFKNQPIYKKIFIVFAGPLFNIAGAVFLFWVVFVHGVPVIKPVIGDVMENSSAFQAGLKPGDTIVEINGQKISNWFDMAHFIQQNPNKALNIKVDRNGEIIQIQITPQPKEAKNIFGEKIIVGQIGIKPDEKAVFIKREEPFTALNKSIQKCYEIIELTYLTIVKIFQRVVSTDVIGGPILIFQAAGKTAEQGLISFLSFAAIISINLGILNLLPIPVLDGGHILFFLIEAIRRKPLSEKFIALSQKIGIAFLIALMMLAFYNDIARLLNPGKMP is encoded by the coding sequence ATGAATTTTATTTATGCAATAATTCTATTCGGCTTTTTAATATTTGTCCATGAACTTGGTCACTTCTTAGCTGCAAAAATAAGTGGAGTAAGAGTTCTTAAATTTTCAATTGGTTTTGGTCCCAAAATAATTGGCAGAAAAATTGGTGAAACAGAATATCTTATAAGTGCTGTACCTCTTGGTGGATATGTAAAGATGTATGGCGAAGAAGTTGGTGAAGAAGTAGTTGATGCAAGACGGTCTTTTAAAAATCAACCAATATACAAGAAAATCTTTATTGTTTTTGCAGGTCCTCTTTTTAACATAGCTGGTGCTGTTTTTCTCTTCTGGGTCGTATTTGTTCATGGAGTTCCCGTAATCAAACCTGTTATAGGAGATGTGATGGAGAATTCTTCAGCTTTTCAGGCAGGATTAAAACCCGGAGATACTATAGTGGAGATCAATGGACAAAAAATTTCAAATTGGTTTGATATGGCTCATTTTATCCAGCAGAATCCTAATAAAGCTCTCAATATCAAAGTTGATAGAAATGGAGAAATTATTCAAATTCAGATAACTCCTCAACCAAAGGAGGCAAAAAATATCTTTGGAGAAAAAATTATTGTAGGACAAATTGGAATAAAACCAGATGAAAAAGCAGTTTTTATAAAAAGGGAGGAACCTTTTACTGCTCTCAATAAATCTATTCAAAAATGTTATGAAATCATAGAGCTTACTTATCTTACAATAGTAAAAATCTTCCAAAGAGTTGTTTCAACAGACGTCATAGGAGGTCCTATTCTTATATTTCAAGCTGCAGGCAAAACAGCTGAACAGGGACTGATAAGTTTCTTAAGCTTTGCAGCAATAATAAGTATAAATCTCGGGATCCTTAATCTCCTTCCAATTCCTGTTTTAGATGGTGGGCATATTTTATTTTTCTTAATAGAAGCAATAAGAAGAAAACCTCTTAGTGAGAAATTTATTGCACTCTCACAAAAAATTGGTATAGCCTTTTTAATTGCTTTAATGATGCTTGCTTTTTATAATGATATTGCACGACTTTTAAATCCAGGAAAAATGCCATAA
- the lptB gene encoding LPS export ABC transporter ATP-binding protein: MSILRIDNLKKSFGKKEAVKGINFRVESGEVVGLLGPNGAGKTTTFYMIIGIIRPDSGSIFLDEQDISSMAVYERARLGLGYLPQEPSIFRKLTVRDNLKAVLEIKYENDRDALEKIDEEVDSILKEFNLTEFADREGYKLSGGERRRAEIARAIALKPIFMLFDEPFAGIDPLAVVELKKTIKNLKDKGIGVIITDHNVRETLSITDRAFIIHSGKLLAEGSPETLINDPLVREAYLGEEFRL, from the coding sequence ATGAGTATACTGAGGATAGATAATCTTAAAAAGAGTTTTGGTAAAAAAGAAGCTGTTAAAGGTATTAATTTTAGAGTAGAAAGTGGAGAAGTTGTGGGTTTATTGGGACCCAATGGAGCAGGTAAAACAACAACTTTTTATATGATAATAGGCATCATAAGACCAGATAGTGGTAGTATTTTTCTTGACGAACAAGATATTTCATCAATGGCAGTTTATGAAAGGGCAAGACTTGGATTGGGATACCTGCCTCAGGAACCTTCTATCTTTAGAAAGTTAACAGTCAGGGATAATCTTAAAGCTGTTCTTGAAATTAAGTATGAAAATGATAGAGATGCATTAGAGAAAATTGATGAAGAGGTTGATTCAATTCTTAAAGAGTTTAATTTAACAGAGTTTGCCGATAGAGAAGGATATAAGCTTTCTGGTGGAGAGAGAAGAAGAGCTGAAATTGCAAGAGCAATTGCTCTAAAGCCGATTTTTATGCTTTTTGACGAGCCTTTTGCAGGGATTGACCCTTTGGCTGTGGTTGAATTGAAAAAGACCATAAAAAATCTGAAGGACAAAGGGATAGGGGTAATAATAACAGATCATAATGTTAGAGAGACTCTCTCAATAACTGATAGGGCATTTATAATACATAGTGGAAAGTTGCTTGCCGAGGGCTCACCAGAGACTCTCATTAATGATCCGTTAGTAAGAGAAGCCTATTTAGGAGAGGAGTTTAGACTATAA
- the hpf gene encoding ribosome hibernation-promoting factor, HPF/YfiA family, giving the protein MKITIRGKNIDVTEALRQYIEKRVSKFERFLNDPAEAIVTISTEKFTHKIDVLLKVNGHLIQAEGKTQDLYSAVDQVVEKLEKQVLKYKEKIQNKNKRDTIKYPSASPEEIESPKRIVKYKKFDLRPMSPEEAVDQMELLDKDFFIFLNSMTGDVNVVYRRKDGNFGLIEPAR; this is encoded by the coding sequence ATGAAGATAACAATCAGAGGAAAAAACATCGATGTTACAGAAGCATTGAGACAGTATATTGAAAAGAGAGTAAGTAAATTTGAAAGATTTTTAAATGATCCTGCAGAGGCAATAGTGACAATAAGCACTGAAAAATTTACTCACAAAATAGATGTTTTGCTAAAGGTCAATGGACATCTGATTCAGGCTGAAGGCAAAACACAGGATCTCTATTCAGCAGTTGATCAGGTTGTAGAAAAGCTTGAAAAACAGGTTTTGAAATATAAAGAAAAAATTCAAAACAAAAATAAAAGAGACACTATTAAGTATCCATCAGCATCTCCTGAAGAGATAGAAAGTCCGAAGAGAATAGTAAAATATAAAAAATTTGATTTAAGGCCCATGTCTCCAGAAGAAGCGGTTGATCAGATGGAACTGTTAGATAAAGATTTTTTTATTTTCCTAAATTCAATGACCGGAGATGTTAATGTGGTATACAGAAGAAAAGATGGTAATTTTGGCTTGATTGAACCTGCAAGATAA
- a CDS encoding isoprenyl transferase translates to MGRFLKHVGIIMDGNGRWAQIRGLPRYEGHKRGVDKVREIINAALKLDIDVLTFYAFSIENWQRPKKEVDIIMELLQNHLKKETSLFVSQGVRFKMIGNRQMIPSHILKIIEETEQKTKDCNNLIAQFAISYGGRDEILRAVKKIIENKIKPDEVNESLFASMLDTAETPEPDLIIRTSGEQRLSNFLIWQSAYSEFYFTQTLWPDFTEDEFTEAILDFQKRQRRFGKVSEFTRS, encoded by the coding sequence ATGGGCAGATTCTTAAAACACGTTGGAATAATAATGGATGGAAATGGACGGTGGGCTCAGATAAGAGGACTACCCCGTTATGAAGGACATAAAAGAGGAGTGGATAAGGTAAGAGAAATTATCAATGCTGCACTTAAATTAGACATTGATGTTCTTACATTTTATGCCTTTTCAATAGAAAACTGGCAGAGACCAAAGAAAGAAGTTGATATAATTATGGAGTTATTACAAAATCATCTAAAAAAAGAAACTTCTTTGTTTGTCTCTCAGGGAGTCAGATTTAAAATGATAGGAAATCGTCAGATGATTCCATCCCATATACTTAAAATAATTGAAGAAACAGAACAAAAAACAAAAGACTGCAACAACCTTATTGCACAGTTTGCTATCAGTTATGGCGGAAGAGATGAAATCTTGAGAGCAGTAAAAAAAATAATTGAAAACAAAATAAAACCCGATGAAGTTAATGAAAGTTTATTTGCATCAATGCTTGATACCGCTGAAACTCCAGAGCCTGACCTTATAATAAGAACCTCTGGAGAACAAAGACTCAGTAACTTTCTAATCTGGCAGTCTGCCTACTCTGAGTTTTATTTTACCCAGACCCTGTGGCCAGATTTCACAGAAGATGAGTTTACAGAAGCAATTCTCGACTTTCAAAAAAGACAGAGGAGATTCGGAAAAGTCAGTGAGTTTACAAGGTCATAA